GTGTCGATGCATTCGTCCAGGGACTCGAGACGCAAAGTGGCCGCAGACTGCACGCGCTACCCCGCGGCCGGCCTGCCGGCCGGCAGGAAAATGGGTAGCGTCCCCATTTATGGTGCTTGACTTGAATGTGGTCGCTTCTATAGTCTAGCCCGACGTGAGAATCAAAGAGCTTCAGCTCATCGGGTTCAAGTCCTTCATGGACAAAGCTACGCTGCGGTTCTCCCCCGGCCTGAACGCCGTCGTCGGGCCGAACGGCTGCGGCAAGACCAACGTGCTGGATGCACTCCGTTGGGTCTTGGGCGAGCAATCGTTTACGCTGCTGCGTTGCGCGAAGAATGAGGATCTCATTTTCGGCGGCACAGCAGCGGTGGCACCGGTGAACTATGCCGAGGTCAGGCTGGTGCTGGACGACGTCGCGCCGAGCGAAGGCCAACCGGCCGCCGAAGTCGAGATCCGGCGCCGCTATTTCCGCTCGGGCGAGAGTGAGTACTACCTGAACAAGCAGCCCTGCCGCCTGCGCGACATTCAGGAGGTGTTCTTCTCGTCAGGCGCCGGCACCAAGGCTTACTCGATCTTCGACCTGCGCCAGATGCGCGAGATCATCTCGGGCAACATCCGGAAGATGTTCGAAGAGGCGGCCTCGCTCGCCAAGTACCAGGATGCCAAGGCCGACTGCCTGCGTAAGCTGGAACTGACCAACAGCGACCTGCTGCGTCTCGATGACATCATCGCCGAGCGCGAACGGTACGTGCGCAGCCTGCAGCGGCAGGCGGGCCGGCTCCGGGCATTTGACAAGCTGAAAACCGAGGAGAAGGGGCTGCGCCTGGTTGAACTCAAGGCCGACTTTGAGGCCATGCAGCGTGACCTGCGGCAAGCGCAAGTTGACACCGAGTCGATGGAGCAGGCTGAGGCGACGCGAGTGGCCGACATCCGACGGCTCGAAGAAGAACTGAAGACACAACGTGGCCGCGTGCGGGACCTGCAAGTGCTGAAGGATGAGTTGGGGGCGAAGGTGCAGGCCCAGCGGCAGGTGGTCTCCGACCTGGAAGGACGGAACCTGCTTGCGCGGCAGCGAATTGAACTGCTCACCGGCGCTACGGCACAGGGCGAGACCGAGCGCGCCGCCCTGGGGGAAAACGTCCGGCAGATGGAACAGACGTTCGAGCAGACCTTGGGAAAGCTGGCCGCGGTCAATGAGCGGCAGGCTCAGTCGCAGGACAAGCTCGAGCACCAGCGGGCCGCAGTCCAGAGAATCGAAGAACAGCTCTACGGACTCCGCAGCCACGAGGCCGAACTTCGGCGGCAGGCGCAGGACCGGCTCGAACAGGGGCAGAGCAGCCGGCAGGAACTGGTCCGGCTCGACGCGGCACTCGAGAACCAGCGCGAGACCAACGCGCGGCTCAACGCCGAGGCGGACGGCGTGAAGGCGCGTCTGGCACGCAACCAGGAGGAGGTCGCAGCCACGCGTCAGAAGACGGCCGAGGCGGAAGCCGCAATCGAGGCGGGCCGCAAGCGGCTTGAGGCGCTGCGCACGGAATTGGTCCGCACCCGCGACGAACGAAACCGGTTGCGCGACCGGGCCGCGAAGCTGCGCGAAGAAAAGGCCGGGCTTGAGACCGGGCTCGCCCTGCTGCGGGCCGCGATTGCGAGCGCACAGGCTGAGACCAGCCGCGCCGCGCTGGCCGAAGGGCTGCGCGGAGAGGCGAGCGCCTTCCTTGACGTCGCACCCGGCTGGGAGCGGGCGTGCGAGGCAGCGTTTTACTCCATTGTCGACTTCCTCGTGGTCGACGCCGGCGCGGAGAAACTGGCCGCGACGGCCGGAATGCGGTCCGACCTCCGTTTCGGCTTCCTCACGTCGTCGGTGACCGATGCCCAGAATCAGCCCGCTACGCCGGCCGGCGATGCCGTCATCCACCCGCTGTCGGCATTCGTCAAGGTCAAGCCGGGGGCACCGGCCGCCTTGCGGCGCCTGGTAGAAACATGCCTGGTGGCCGAAAGCGTTTCGGAGCTGGACCGGCTACCGACGCAGTTCCCGGGTTGGTCGGTCGTCACCCGCGACGGCATGTGCCGGTTCCCGGACGGGCGCCTGGTGATCGAGGGGCACGAGAGCGGACGGCTCAGCGCCGGCCGGGCCATTCGCGACAAGAGCGAACGTCTGGCTGCGGTCGATGCCGAGCTGGAACAGACGGCGGCGGGCGAGATCGCGCTCGCGCTGGGCCGGGAGGAATTGGAGAAAGAGATCGGGCAGGTCGAGTTTGAAATCGGCGAGACCGGACGTAAGAAGGCCTCGCTCGACGCCGCGTTCGAGCTGACTGCCGCGAGCGGCGACGAATTGGGACGGGACGTGGAGCGGCTGCGGGCCGCACAGCAGGCCACCGCGACCCAGATGCGCACTCTGGAGGAGCGACGGGCGACACTGGCCGGAGCGGCCGGGGAGCTCGACGCTCAGACCCAGTCAGGCGTGGCCGCGCTCCAGCGGATCGAGACCGAGACCCGGGACCTTGAGCAGCAGGTCAAGGCCGGGCTGGAGCTTTCGTCGCAGGCCCTCGCCGAGCTATCGGAGGCGCGCCAGATCGGGTCGCGGCTTGAGGCCGAGAATGCTTTTGCCAAGCGCCAGATCGACGATGGC
The sequence above is drawn from the bacterium genome and encodes:
- the smc gene encoding chromosome segregation protein SMC, whose product is MRIKELQLIGFKSFMDKATLRFSPGLNAVVGPNGCGKTNVLDALRWVLGEQSFTLLRCAKNEDLIFGGTAAVAPVNYAEVRLVLDDVAPSEGQPAAEVEIRRRYFRSGESEYYLNKQPCRLRDIQEVFFSSGAGTKAYSIFDLRQMREIISGNIRKMFEEAASLAKYQDAKADCLRKLELTNSDLLRLDDIIAERERYVRSLQRQAGRLRAFDKLKTEEKGLRLVELKADFEAMQRDLRQAQVDTESMEQAEATRVADIRRLEEELKTQRGRVRDLQVLKDELGAKVQAQRQVVSDLEGRNLLARQRIELLTGATAQGETERAALGENVRQMEQTFEQTLGKLAAVNERQAQSQDKLEHQRAAVQRIEEQLYGLRSHEAELRRQAQDRLEQGQSSRQELVRLDAALENQRETNARLNAEADGVKARLARNQEEVAATRQKTAEAEAAIEAGRKRLEALRTELVRTRDERNRLRDRAAKLREEKAGLETGLALLRAAIASAQAETSRAALAEGLRGEASAFLDVAPGWERACEAAFYSIVDFLVVDAGAEKLAATAGMRSDLRFGFLTSSVTDAQNQPATPAGDAVIHPLSAFVKVKPGAPAALRRLVETCLVAESVSELDRLPTQFPGWSVVTRDGMCRFPDGRLVIEGHESGRLSAGRAIRDKSERLAAVDAELEQTAAGEIALALGREELEKEIGQVEFEIGETGRKKASLDAAFELTAASGDELGRDVERLRAAQQATATQMRTLEERRATLAGAAGELDAQTQSGVAALQRIETETRDLEQQVKAGLELSSQALAELSEARQIGSRLEAENAFAKRQIDDGRRRLQEYVTAAERNREETKVLETGIAERATEIEQARAVLSGLEDEFGKLQIAELARAEETLESNLTELRQAQERNRNVMMEQRMKLYELNQRFATIAEEARSSYGTDIATFQPDATEGAEERLAQVRQRIEALGQVNPLAAQEYAQEKSDLAKLATQREDVAAAKTNLESALTEIDRHAQEQFAATYGEVRGHFRNIFQALFLEGEADLVMTNDANPLESEIGIIAKPRGKNPKRLEQLSDGEKALLAVSLLFAFYRVKPAPFCFLDEIDAPLDDANVGRFADYLKSIADRTQVVIITHNRLTVERADVVFGVTAEQPGISTLVSVSLAEYRKQAQTVTAS